A segment of the Rhea pennata isolate bPtePen1 chromosome 38, bPtePen1.pri, whole genome shotgun sequence genome:
gcctggccccgccccgcgcccgcctggtcccgccccctgccccgccccgcgccgcccggccccgccccgcgcccgccgcgccaTGGCGGTGTCGGAGGCCGCGGGCGGCTCGTcctgggccgcggcggcgccgggccgcatcgcggcggcggcgccgggccccggcccagccccgggagcggcggcggcggctgggccCTGCTGGGCCGCGCTGCTGGCCTGCCTCAGCCTGGCCTGCTCCTACGTGGGGAGCCTCTACGTGTGGGGCAGCCCACTGCCGCGGTACGGGACTGGGGGGGCGGGCACCGggcgggaccgggaccgggcGGGACCGAGATCAAGGGGGACCAGATACCTGGGGGGACTGGGACCGGGGGGATCTCTGCCGCGGGACAGGGCGCCGGGCACGGCAGCAGGCACcgggggggacgggacggggacTCGGGGGAGCAGGGACCCCCctgccgcggggcggggcgggacaGGGGCCGCCGGGACCGGGTCGAGACCCAGGTGCTGGTATCTGTCCCCAGGTCTGTGGGCTTGGGTCCGTgtggggcagccccggcgcgggtgagggggggaggcagggggcCCCGAGGGGGGCTATAGGGCGGAGAAAGTTTGTGGGGTACTGGGGGGGTCACTGGGAGGGCCGAGGGGATCTGGGGATACCAGGGAGGGATGTAGGGTCTGGGAGGGTCTGAGGGCTCTATGGGGTCCTGGAGGGGACCAGGGGCTTGGGAGGGTTCTGGGAGGTAAATCTGGGGGGTCCTGGAGGACTCTATGGGGTCCAGGGGGAACACCAGGGGCTGAGGGGATTCTATAGAGTCCGAGGGGGTTCTGGGGGGCTCTATGGGGTCCTGGAGGGGGACCAGAAGCTGGGAGGGTCTATGGAGTAAATCTAGGAAGTTTTGGGGGGCTCTgtggggtcctggggggggggaacctgGCTGCTTTCTGGAGGCCCAGGGGGGTCTGGGGGGGACCAGTCCTGGCAGCAGGGGGGAGGCTCCCCTAGGGCCCCCCCTGCGTCCCGGCTGACACCCCCCGCGGCCGCAGCGACCACCCGTCAGTCATCAAGCGCCGCTTCACCAGCGTCCTGGTGGTCTCGGGGCTGTCGCCCGCCTGCGTCTGGCTCTGGAAGGAGCTGACAGGCGTCAAGGTGAGGGCGGGAGGGGGTCGGGGGGCGCCGCATGGGGCTCCGGCATCCGGGCGGCGCTGACCCCTacgtccccccgccccgctcagCCAGACACCCcgctgctggcgctgctgggcCTCCGCCTGGAGGGGCTGGTGCCGGCCACACTACTGCCTCTGCTGCTCACCATGGTAGGTgcaggagggcggcggggggggggccgccccgaccccccccccgtGACCCCCATGTGCCCCCCAGGTCCTCTTCCTGGGGCCCCTCATTCAGCTCTCCATGGACTGTCCCTGGGACTGGCTCGACGGTCTCAAGGTGCTCTTCGGTAAGGGGGccgggggggttgggggggccgggggggtcGGGGGCCGCCTGTGCCAGCCCGGTGTCCCCGCAGACCCCCGCTTCTGGGTGCTGTGCCTCAGCGACGTGCGGTGGCTGCGCAACCAGGTGGTGGCTCCGCTGACGGAGGAGCTGGTTTTCCGTGCCTGCATGCTGCCCATGCTGGTGCCCTgcaccggccccggcccggctgTCTTCGCCTGCCCCCTCTTCTTCGGTGTGGGtgagtgcccccccccccccggcgaCCCTCtggccccccgccccggccccacgcTCACCCGCCTCCCTCCGCTTCGGCCCCGCAGCCCATTTCCACCACGTCATTGAGCAGCTCCGCTTCCGCCAGGGCTCCGTCGGCAGCATCTTCATGTCGGCAGGTACCGGGCTGGGGGGTggcagggggctggggggactgcgggtggggtggggggggctgccggggcgctgctcaccccccccccccgccaccctcCCGCAGCTTTTCAGTTCTCCTACACGGCCGTCTTCGGCGCCTACACGGCCTTCATCTTCCTCCGGACAGGTGAGGCTGGCACAGGCAGACAGACGGGCAGATGGACGGCTGGGGGGATGGACAGGCAGACGGATGGGGGGACGGACAGAGGGGCAGACAGGGGATGGATGGACAGACGGATAGGTGTCACGGGCAGAGAGACGGAGGGACGGGGGGGGGATGGATGGGTGGCCAGGTGTCGTGGGCAGATGGATGGGTGGGGGGATGGACAGATGGACGGCCAGACGGGTGTCGCAGGCAGACAGGTGAACAGGTGGGGGGATGGCTGGGTGTTGTGGACAGACAGACGGATGGACGGGGGGGAACAGATGGATGGACAGAGGGGGGATGGACAGGGGGATGGGGAGACAGGTGGGAGGGATGGATGGACGGAGCAGGGGAT
Coding sequences within it:
- the RCE1 gene encoding CAAX prenyl protease 2, which produces MAVPGPAPGAAAAAGPCWAALLACLSLACSYVGSLYVWGSPLPRDHPSVIKRRFTSVLVVSGLSPACVWLWKELTGVKPDTPLLALLGLRLEGLVPATLLPLLLTMVLFLGPLIQLSMDCPWDWLDGLKVLFDPRFWVLCLSDVRWLRNQVVAPLTEELVFRACMLPMLVPCTGPGPAVFACPLFFGVAHFHHVIEQLRFRQGSVGSIFMSAAFQFSYTAVFGAYTAFIFLRTGHLIGPVLCHSFCNFVGFPAVWAALEHPRRRALLPCYALGMGLFLLLLRPLTHPGFFGAPPGCAPPAAAVCS